From Rhizobium favelukesii, the proteins below share one genomic window:
- a CDS encoding acyltransferase family protein, translated as MKTLYGIQYLRAFAALAVVVFHAAEKSGEHFAIGAAGVDVFFVISGFIMWVISDRRPMTPQGFLLDRFRRIAPSYWLVTSAMIAGAVIGLFPSLKLTGAHIIASLFFIPAQSPSTGDIWPVLVQGWTLNFEMFFYVLFAGALFLPRRWRLAYLTVIFGGFFLIGLLFEPTSPVLSTYARPIILEFLGGVFLAELWIRRWIAGTSLGLACVGASLSGFATIFLIGADFDEAICGPLAMALVYGMVSLEAGGSIGRVPLLTYLGDASYSIYLWHTLAISVIVKAAGAVGMSATPTIVIAVIGGTILGAAAYELVEKPLRKILSSDLLKQNAVERRPS; from the coding sequence ATGAAGACACTTTACGGCATCCAATATCTGCGCGCCTTTGCGGCACTTGCCGTCGTGGTCTTCCATGCGGCGGAAAAGTCCGGTGAGCATTTCGCCATTGGCGCCGCCGGCGTCGACGTCTTCTTCGTCATCAGCGGCTTCATCATGTGGGTCATCAGCGATCGCCGACCGATGACGCCGCAGGGTTTCCTGCTTGATCGCTTTCGTCGCATCGCGCCGTCCTACTGGCTGGTGACGAGCGCGATGATCGCCGGCGCGGTGATCGGCCTCTTCCCGAGCCTGAAGCTCACTGGCGCCCATATCATTGCCTCACTCTTCTTCATTCCTGCCCAGTCGCCGAGCACCGGTGATATCTGGCCGGTCCTCGTTCAGGGCTGGACGCTGAATTTCGAGATGTTCTTTTACGTGCTGTTTGCCGGGGCGCTCTTCCTGCCGCGTCGCTGGCGGTTGGCCTATCTGACGGTGATTTTCGGTGGCTTTTTCCTGATCGGCCTTCTCTTCGAGCCCACATCGCCGGTGCTGAGCACCTATGCGCGGCCGATCATTCTGGAATTCCTCGGGGGGGTCTTCCTGGCGGAATTGTGGATCCGACGCTGGATTGCGGGCACCAGTCTGGGGCTTGCTTGTGTCGGCGCATCGCTCTCCGGATTTGCCACCATCTTCCTGATCGGTGCCGATTTCGATGAAGCAATCTGCGGGCCGCTCGCCATGGCCCTGGTTTACGGCATGGTGTCCCTCGAGGCGGGTGGCAGCATAGGCCGCGTACCGCTTCTCACCTATCTCGGTGATGCTTCCTATTCGATCTACCTCTGGCACACGCTGGCGATCTCCGTGATCGTCAAGGCTGCAGGCGCAGTCGGGATGTCGGCAACGCCGACGATCGTAATCGCCGTCATAGGAGGCACGATCCTCGGAGCCGCAGCCTACGAGCTTGTCGAGAAGCCGCTCCGCAAGATCCTGTCGTCAGACCTGCTCAAACAGAACGCGGTCGAGCGGCGCCCTTCATGA
- a CDS encoding O-antigen ligase family protein: MRIAKSVLIQPGGNAAYAIPAVALSLFCFAYSIKFGQAAILLYYALWLPLIAVDYKKVLGSHGRYLWIYAFAAVAFLSVFWSAVPSISLRASIQYLTQVICALIAVRVLDVRTLTVGMVAGVGIVLVYSLLFGYYEYDPLDGTFSFVGAFASKNQLGFYASLGLIVSFAAVFIFGERRLWMAASGVVGLLSAYCLIACQSATSVLTTAVVIALMMGLRVVLALAPDHRKLLVIGGGVAVIVLAVAGVYLGAVDAVLGIFGKDSTLTGRTYLWQQGIEAAKQNPVLGIGYQAYWVQGFSEPERLWEEFFIGSRSGFHFHNTYIETAVELGLTGVIVLAVMLLRVLWGHLRRVIEDFRNDESYLLFSIAVLLTIRSFVEIDILTPYNVGTFLFYFAAGKLATARRRPAVSLWQRQTSPEPVTE; this comes from the coding sequence ATGCGGATCGCAAAATCGGTGCTCATCCAGCCCGGCGGGAACGCGGCCTATGCCATCCCCGCCGTGGCGCTGTCGCTTTTTTGCTTCGCCTACTCGATCAAGTTCGGGCAGGCGGCGATCCTGCTTTACTATGCGCTCTGGCTGCCGCTCATCGCTGTGGACTACAAGAAGGTGCTCGGCAGCCATGGTCGCTACCTCTGGATCTATGCCTTTGCTGCAGTTGCCTTCCTGTCGGTCTTCTGGTCGGCGGTTCCCAGCATTTCGCTTCGCGCCAGCATCCAGTATCTGACGCAGGTCATCTGCGCCCTGATCGCGGTGCGGGTGCTCGATGTGAGAACCCTGACGGTGGGGATGGTCGCGGGCGTCGGGATCGTTCTCGTGTATTCGCTGCTGTTTGGCTACTACGAGTACGATCCGCTGGATGGCACCTTCAGTTTTGTGGGGGCCTTCGCCTCGAAGAACCAGCTTGGCTTCTATGCGTCGCTTGGCCTGATCGTCTCTTTTGCGGCTGTCTTCATCTTCGGTGAAAGACGCCTCTGGATGGCGGCGTCGGGCGTGGTCGGGCTGCTATCGGCCTACTGCCTCATCGCCTGCCAGTCTGCGACGTCGGTTTTGACGACAGCCGTCGTGATCGCCCTGATGATGGGGCTGCGCGTCGTCCTCGCCCTTGCCCCCGACCATCGCAAGCTGCTGGTGATCGGCGGCGGCGTCGCCGTGATCGTCCTTGCCGTTGCTGGTGTCTACTTGGGGGCGGTCGATGCCGTTCTCGGCATCTTCGGCAAGGATTCCACGCTGACCGGCCGCACCTATCTCTGGCAGCAGGGGATCGAGGCGGCCAAGCAGAACCCGGTATTGGGAATCGGCTACCAGGCCTATTGGGTCCAGGGCTTCTCCGAGCCGGAGCGGCTGTGGGAAGAGTTCTTCATCGGATCGCGCAGCGGCTTCCACTTCCACAACACCTACATCGAAACGGCCGTCGAGCTGGGGCTCACGGGCGTCATCGTTCTTGCCGTCATGTTGTTGCGGGTTCTGTGGGGGCACCTGCGCCGGGTCATCGAGGATTTCAGGAACGATGAATCCTATCTGCTGTTTTCGATCGCGGTGCTGCTGACGATCCGCTCCTTCGTCGAGATCGACATTCTGACCCCATACAACGTCGGAACGTTTCTTTTCTACTTTGCCGCCGGCAAGCTGGCGACAGCGCGCCGCCGACCGGCGGTGAGCTTATGGCAACGACAGACGTCGCCAGAGCCCGTCACTGAATAA
- a CDS encoding polysaccharide biosynthesis/export family protein yields the protein MEKRFLDGRAGRRRTLRSGIVFAAGFGAFLASSSLAGADDYRLGIMDKLKIRVAEWQTADGSIRDWSVVSGDYTVGPSGSISLPFVGDMPASGKTTDAIAQEIGSALQKQFALKDRPSASVELSEFRPVYLSGDVEKPGEYPFAPNLTVVKAVSLAGGLRRADAGQRFARDFINAKGDAVVYMADRARLLVKQARLRAETANQDTIEMPKELQDKPEAKALLDSETALLNTRKKRLTLQLQALADLKQLLQSEVETLAKKTETQTRQLQLATEDRDKVEDLAEKGLALSARKMAAEQRAADTEATLLDIDTNSLKAKQDISKANQDEITLRNDWDAQLAQELQNADAQLDELNLKLNTSNSLMSEALTQSTDAARFDTTSGAASIAYSIIREVDGKAKEIPVQENTALQPGDLIKITAGLYMR from the coding sequence ATGGAAAAACGCTTTCTTGACGGCAGGGCCGGACGACGTCGCACGCTAAGATCCGGTATTGTTTTCGCAGCCGGATTTGGTGCTTTTCTGGCGTCGTCATCGCTTGCTGGCGCCGACGACTACCGTCTCGGCATCATGGACAAGCTGAAGATCCGGGTGGCCGAATGGCAGACCGCGGATGGCAGCATCCGCGACTGGTCGGTCGTCAGTGGGGACTACACGGTCGGGCCTTCAGGAAGCATTTCCCTGCCTTTCGTCGGCGATATGCCCGCATCGGGCAAAACGACGGACGCGATCGCCCAGGAGATCGGTTCGGCTCTGCAGAAGCAATTTGCTCTGAAGGACCGGCCGTCTGCCTCGGTGGAACTGTCGGAATTCCGGCCGGTTTATCTGTCAGGCGACGTCGAAAAGCCCGGCGAATACCCGTTTGCGCCCAATCTCACGGTCGTAAAGGCCGTGAGCCTTGCCGGCGGTCTGCGCCGTGCGGATGCCGGGCAACGGTTTGCGCGCGACTTCATCAACGCCAAGGGTGACGCTGTCGTCTACATGGCGGACCGTGCACGCCTGCTGGTGAAGCAGGCGCGGCTGCGCGCCGAGACCGCGAACCAGGATACGATCGAAATGCCGAAGGAGCTTCAGGACAAGCCGGAGGCCAAGGCCCTGCTTGACAGCGAAACAGCCCTCCTGAACACGCGCAAGAAGCGGTTGACGCTGCAACTTCAGGCGCTTGCTGACCTCAAGCAACTGCTGCAAAGCGAAGTCGAGACTCTTGCCAAGAAGACCGAAACGCAGACGCGGCAGCTGCAGCTGGCAACGGAGGATCGCGACAAGGTCGAGGATCTGGCAGAAAAGGGTCTTGCGCTCAGTGCCCGCAAGATGGCGGCCGAGCAGCGCGCTGCCGACACCGAGGCGACGCTCCTCGATATCGATACCAATTCGCTGAAGGCCAAGCAGGATATCAGCAAGGCCAATCAGGACGAGATCACGCTTCGGAACGACTGGGATGCGCAGCTTGCCCAGGAACTTCAGAATGCCGACGCCCAACTCGACGAACTCAATCTCAAGCTGAACACCAGCAACTCGCTGATGTCGGAAGCCTTGACGCAGTCGACTGATGCTGCACGCTTCGACACGACGAGCGGTGCTGCCAGCATCGCCTATTCGATCATCCGCGAGGTCGACGGGAAGGCGAAGGAGATTCCGGTTCAGGAAAACACAGCATTGCAGCCCGGCGACCTGATCAAGATCACCGCCGGATTGTACATGCGATAA
- a CDS encoding sugar transferase gives MKSATRSDSSPFYGVVHQSVFPPTGGIAKRAFDMSAACLGLIFLSPLFLMVMLLVKLSDRGPIFYGHRRIGHNGQEFRCLKFRTMVTNGDKVLQEYLRNNPKAMEEWRATRKLQDDPRVTAVGAVLRKLSLDELPQLFNIIRGEMSVVGPRPVVRDELEMYENAAVYYLQSRPGLTGLWQISGRNDVSYATRVAFDTHYVENWSLVRDVVIIARTIPAVCAQRGSY, from the coding sequence ATGAAGTCTGCGACGAGATCGGACAGTTCGCCATTTTATGGCGTAGTTCATCAGAGCGTGTTTCCGCCGACTGGCGGGATCGCAAAACGGGCATTCGATATGTCCGCCGCCTGCCTCGGGCTCATCTTTCTGAGCCCGCTTTTTTTGATGGTGATGTTGCTTGTGAAGCTTTCCGACAGGGGGCCGATCTTCTACGGGCATCGCCGCATCGGCCATAATGGCCAAGAGTTCCGTTGCCTGAAGTTTCGGACAATGGTCACCAATGGTGACAAGGTTCTGCAGGAGTACCTGCGCAACAATCCGAAGGCCATGGAAGAGTGGCGTGCAACGCGCAAACTGCAGGACGACCCCCGGGTCACTGCCGTCGGTGCCGTTCTACGCAAGTTGAGTCTTGATGAGCTGCCCCAGCTCTTCAATATCATCCGCGGCGAAATGAGCGTCGTCGGTCCGCGTCCGGTCGTTCGAGACGAACTCGAAATGTACGAGAATGCGGCCGTCTATTATCTGCAGTCCCGCCCTGGCCTGACCGGCCTCTGGCAGATCAGCGGACGCAATGACGTTTCTTACGCAACCCGCGTCGCCTTCGACACGCACTATGTCGAAAACTGGTCGCTGGTTCGGGATGTCGTGATCATCGCACGCACAATCCCGGCGGTATGCGCTCAACGCGGCAGCTACTAA
- a CDS encoding exopolysaccharide production repressor protein, producing the protein MYAPRVIFSMLGALAVFAVATYWLSGSLTGTAIKTAICAVLLQTGYFGGILYLVWKEARSRTIRPAVKREEAEKLPVRPFNGSEPFNR; encoded by the coding sequence ATGTATGCACCTCGCGTTATCTTCAGCATGCTCGGCGCATTGGCCGTATTTGCTGTTGCGACGTATTGGCTGAGCGGTTCTCTGACCGGCACCGCGATCAAGACGGCGATTTGTGCCGTCCTGCTTCAGACCGGCTACTTCGGCGGCATCCTATACCTCGTTTGGAAGGAAGCCCGGAGCCGCACGATTCGCCCCGCAGTGAAGCGCGAAGAGGCGGAAAAGCTGCCTGTCAGGCCGTTCAACGGCTCTGAACCGTTCAACCGCTAA
- a CDS encoding glycosyltransferase family 2 protein has translation MAKTASICVIIAAKNAADTIETAVRSALREPEVAEVVVVDDGSSDGTAEAAKRADDASGRLNVVRFDQNKGPSAARNHAIDISSAPLIAILDADDFFFDGRFGRMLAEDDWEFVADNIAFVDADTASQAPQRLQQFAESPLFLDLPTFVDGNISKRGVRRGEIGFLKPIMRRAFLDKHGLRYREEMRLGEDYDLYIRALALGARYKVIHSCGYGAVVRGNSLSGTHRTEDLRRLYEADRALLTSSRLPPEAAEAVRRHERHVRGKYELRRFLDIKSQSGPLAAIAHIATHPAAFPSVAAGILMDKTERMRNPGGVSVTAQGNGLRYLLSAPAK, from the coding sequence GTGGCAAAAACCGCAAGCATTTGCGTCATCATCGCTGCCAAGAACGCAGCGGACACCATCGAAACCGCCGTTAGATCGGCCCTTCGGGAGCCGGAAGTGGCCGAAGTGGTTGTCGTCGATGATGGCTCCAGCGACGGCACGGCAGAGGCTGCAAAACGTGCGGATGACGCCAGCGGCAGGCTGAATGTCGTCAGATTCGACCAGAACAAAGGGCCGTCCGCCGCCCGTAACCACGCCATCGACATCTCTTCGGCACCCCTGATCGCAATCCTCGATGCGGACGATTTCTTCTTCGATGGCCGCTTTGGCCGGATGCTCGCGGAAGACGACTGGGAGTTTGTTGCCGACAACATCGCGTTCGTCGACGCCGATACGGCGAGCCAGGCGCCCCAGCGGCTTCAGCAATTTGCCGAAAGTCCGCTCTTCCTCGACCTGCCCACCTTTGTCGATGGCAACATTTCTAAGCGTGGCGTCCGCCGCGGCGAAATCGGCTTCCTCAAGCCGATCATGCGCCGGGCCTTCCTGGACAAGCATGGCTTGCGTTACCGCGAGGAGATGCGGCTTGGAGAGGATTACGACCTCTACATCCGCGCCCTGGCGCTCGGCGCGCGCTACAAGGTGATCCACAGCTGCGGCTACGGCGCTGTCGTGCGCGGAAATTCGCTCAGCGGCACCCACCGCACCGAAGATCTTCGCCGCCTTTACGAGGCCGATCGCGCGCTCCTGACGTCATCGAGATTGCCGCCAGAGGCCGCAGAAGCCGTGCGTCGGCATGAGCGCCATGTGCGCGGCAAATATGAACTGCGGCGGTTCCTCGACATCAAGTCGCAATCAGGCCCGCTGGCAGCAATCGCCCACATCGCAACGCACCCGGCGGCGTTCCCGTCTGTCGCGGCAGGCATCCTGATGGACAAGACGGAGCGGATGCGCAATCCCGGTGGCGTCTCCGTCACCGCGCAGGGCAATGGCTTGCGATATCTTCTGAGCGCCCCGGCCAAGTAG
- a CDS encoding glycosyltransferase family 2 protein, translated as MAAFTIIIPFYQRQDGILSRALASVFSQSFKDVDVIVVDDQSPRSPDADLARLSEKDRARVTVIAQPNAGPGGARNTGLDHVPEATRYVAFLDSDDVWTPDHLANAANAMEAFGGDCYWASIEGGEEFDYHFGIAALVREDGARRLLDKPLILEVPDLAGVMLKNWAFLHMSCMVIGRPLFEKVRFDAALRLAAEDVLFFCDCIIAAKQVLLCAEPGALRGEGINIFHGVDNASPEFLKQQFITWMALDLLESRFSRRPQEVATIKAHKNTARKQAIWSQIGLLRRRKTPDFRLLARWAARDPRLLQSALQLAAGRFSR; from the coding sequence ATGGCGGCCTTCACGATCATCATCCCGTTCTACCAGCGTCAGGACGGCATCCTCAGCCGCGCCCTGGCGTCGGTCTTCTCGCAAAGCTTCAAGGATGTTGATGTCATCGTCGTCGACGACCAGTCACCACGCTCTCCCGATGCGGATCTGGCTCGCCTGTCGGAAAAGGACAGGGCGCGCGTCACGGTGATCGCGCAGCCCAACGCTGGGCCAGGGGGAGCCAGAAACACCGGTCTCGATCATGTCCCGGAAGCGACGCGGTATGTTGCCTTTCTCGACTCCGACGACGTCTGGACACCCGATCATCTGGCGAATGCGGCCAACGCGATGGAAGCTTTCGGTGGCGACTGCTACTGGGCGTCGATCGAAGGGGGCGAGGAATTCGACTATCACTTCGGTATCGCCGCGCTCGTAAGAGAAGACGGGGCGCGGCGTCTGCTGGACAAGCCGCTGATCCTCGAGGTGCCGGATCTCGCCGGCGTCATGCTGAAGAACTGGGCCTTCCTGCACATGTCCTGCATGGTCATCGGCCGACCGCTGTTCGAAAAGGTGCGTTTCGATGCGGCCCTGCGATTGGCGGCCGAGGACGTCCTGTTCTTCTGCGATTGCATCATCGCGGCGAAACAGGTGCTGCTCTGTGCAGAGCCGGGAGCGCTGCGCGGGGAAGGCATCAACATCTTCCACGGTGTCGACAACGCCTCACCGGAGTTTCTCAAGCAGCAGTTCATCACCTGGATGGCACTCGACCTACTGGAGAGCCGCTTCTCGCGCCGACCGCAGGAGGTCGCGACGATCAAGGCGCACAAGAACACCGCGCGTAAGCAGGCGATCTGGAGCCAGATCGGGCTTCTGCGTCGTCGCAAGACGCCAGATTTCAGGTTGCTCGCACGCTGGGCAGCGCGCGATCCCCGGTTGCTTCAGAGCGCGCTGCAGCTGGCTGCCGGCAGGTTCTCGAGATAG
- a CDS encoding acyltransferase family protein: MNVDANVSSRINLMRIVLISGIVFVHIPFDAASSPYDGTYGAFDWIRVFLTEALFRVGVPCLSAISGYLLFRSGQENFSYKKTVRTKVQTVFLPFLLWNCAFIAAIVLATSLGVGDGYLPDPLTASGRDLMTQVLAVEDFPANVPLYFLRDLFVCILLSPILAWLISRAPILTLTALLVIALIPELSIYIVLKRSILFSFSLGIFIALQQFDLKALDRFAALGVFLLLAASALLATAIFYTGPSLPDWVQFFRNALAIVGALGFWLLSAPLIKTQLGQRLAKTGSLSFWIFCAHYPLLIFLWILWGKTDVSFYPLFFVLSFALLFPLLAFSNGLCRRNFPRIYAILTGSRTKRSATPTSPHDISPKLVTQQR; this comes from the coding sequence GTGAATGTTGATGCGAACGTATCGTCACGGATCAATCTGATGCGCATCGTGCTCATTTCGGGCATTGTGTTCGTCCATATACCGTTCGACGCCGCCAGCAGTCCCTACGACGGGACCTACGGCGCATTTGACTGGATCCGGGTTTTCCTGACGGAGGCGCTCTTTCGGGTGGGCGTTCCCTGCCTGAGCGCGATCTCTGGCTATCTGCTGTTTCGCAGTGGACAGGAAAACTTCAGCTACAAGAAAACCGTGCGCACGAAGGTGCAGACGGTGTTCCTGCCGTTCCTGCTTTGGAACTGCGCGTTTATCGCGGCGATCGTCCTGGCCACCAGCCTCGGCGTTGGCGACGGCTATCTGCCCGACCCGCTGACCGCATCCGGCCGCGATCTGATGACGCAGGTGCTGGCGGTGGAGGATTTTCCGGCCAACGTGCCCCTCTATTTCCTCCGCGATCTCTTCGTCTGCATCCTGCTTTCGCCGATCCTCGCGTGGCTGATCAGCCGCGCTCCGATTTTGACGCTGACCGCCTTGCTGGTAATCGCGCTGATTCCGGAGCTGTCGATCTACATCGTTTTGAAGCGCTCGATCCTCTTCAGCTTCAGTCTCGGCATCTTTATTGCCCTGCAGCAGTTCGACCTGAAGGCGCTCGACCGCTTTGCCGCCCTTGGCGTCTTCCTGCTGCTCGCCGCCTCGGCACTTCTGGCGACGGCCATCTTCTACACCGGCCCTTCCCTGCCGGACTGGGTGCAATTCTTCCGCAATGCGCTAGCAATCGTCGGCGCGCTCGGCTTCTGGCTGCTGTCGGCTCCGCTGATCAAGACGCAACTCGGTCAACGGCTTGCGAAGACCGGAAGCCTGAGCTTCTGGATCTTTTGCGCCCATTACCCGCTGCTCATCTTTCTGTGGATCCTGTGGGGCAAGACGGATGTGAGCTTCTATCCACTCTTCTTCGTCCTGTCTTTCGCCCTTTTGTTTCCGCTCCTCGCCTTTTCGAACGGACTGTGCCGGAGGAATTTCCCACGCATCTACGCAATTCTGACGGGCAGCCGAACCAAACGGTCCGCGACGCCGACGTCGCCCCACGACATCTCTCCCAAACTCGTTACACAGCAAAGGTGA
- a CDS encoding glycoside hydrolase family 16 protein — MTTQIAHARKLCLSLLTITAACVSALPASAQQAPGKSFVDDFDKINRGFWYVSDGWNNGAHQNCTWSKNQVKVEDGALQLSFADGKSKDRNYLCGEIQTTKRYSYGTYEARIKAGTGSGLNSAFFTYIGPADKQKHDEIDFEVLGKNTGEVQVNQYVQAKGDNEKLVPVGSKADEGFNDYAFIWEKDRLRYYLNGKLVQDVTDPSKIPSNPQKIFFSLWGSDTLSNWMGRFDYTKPAVLSVDRVAFTALGDKCQFPESIACTLN, encoded by the coding sequence ATGACGACCCAAATCGCCCATGCGCGAAAACTTTGCCTGAGCCTTCTGACCATCACGGCAGCCTGCGTTTCGGCGCTGCCGGCTTCGGCACAACAGGCACCCGGAAAGTCCTTTGTGGATGACTTCGACAAGATCAACCGCGGCTTCTGGTACGTGTCGGATGGCTGGAACAACGGCGCCCATCAGAACTGCACCTGGTCGAAAAACCAGGTGAAGGTAGAAGATGGCGCCCTGCAGCTCTCGTTCGCGGACGGAAAGTCCAAGGACCGCAACTACTTGTGTGGCGAGATCCAGACGACCAAGCGCTACAGCTACGGCACCTATGAAGCGCGTATCAAGGCCGGTACGGGCTCCGGATTGAATTCCGCCTTCTTCACCTACATCGGGCCTGCCGACAAGCAGAAGCACGACGAGATCGACTTCGAAGTGCTGGGAAAGAACACCGGCGAAGTGCAGGTGAACCAGTACGTGCAGGCCAAGGGCGATAACGAGAAGCTCGTTCCTGTCGGCAGCAAGGCCGACGAGGGCTTCAACGATTATGCCTTCATCTGGGAAAAGGATCGCCTGCGCTACTACCTGAACGGCAAGCTTGTCCAAGACGTTACCGATCCGTCGAAGATACCGTCCAACCCGCAGAAGATCTTCTTCAGCCTATGGGGTTCGGACACGCTCTCGAACTGGATGGGGCGTTTTGACTACACGAAGCCAGCCGTTCTCAGCGTCGATCGCGTTGCTTTCACCGCGCTCGGTGACAAATGCCAGTTCCCTGAATCGATCGCATGCACGCTCAACTGA
- a CDS encoding glycosyltransferase family 2 protein, with translation MKSDAGASVSSLIIIPCLNEEKHIEALLAKLSLELDHMNARIVVADGGSTDATREIVARISTTDPRVVLLHNPRRIQSAAINLAVQTFGRDYDYLIRIDAHGDYPADYCRRLVQEAVLTQADSVVVAMETVGFGVFQKATAFAQNSKLGNGGSKHREGAKGHWTNHGHHALMRIAAFDAVGGYDETFSHNEDAELDYRLKQGGFGIWMTDKTRMTYYPRSTISTLFRQYLGYGRGRAKNILKHGSMPNLRQMLPLLVVPVFIGAFLAVLNWAAVIPFSLWAVACVGYGFWMAIGHRNPYGPLAAVSAMVMHFAWSAGFWMELLSFRGRKVSS, from the coding sequence ATGAAGTCTGATGCCGGTGCCAGCGTCTCCAGTCTCATCATCATTCCCTGCCTGAACGAAGAGAAGCACATCGAGGCTCTGCTCGCCAAATTGAGCCTCGAGCTCGATCACATGAATGCCCGGATCGTTGTCGCCGACGGCGGCAGTACGGACGCGACACGCGAAATCGTCGCTCGCATCAGCACCACCGATCCGCGCGTCGTGCTGCTGCACAATCCGCGGCGGATCCAGAGCGCGGCGATCAATCTCGCTGTCCAGACCTTTGGCCGTGACTACGACTACCTGATCCGCATCGACGCGCACGGCGACTACCCAGCCGACTACTGCCGTCGCCTTGTGCAGGAGGCGGTGCTGACCCAGGCGGACTCCGTCGTGGTCGCAATGGAAACCGTTGGCTTCGGCGTCTTCCAGAAGGCAACGGCCTTTGCTCAGAACTCCAAGCTCGGGAACGGCGGCTCCAAGCATCGCGAAGGCGCAAAGGGTCATTGGACCAATCACGGCCACCACGCACTGATGCGCATCGCAGCCTTCGATGCCGTGGGCGGCTATGACGAGACCTTCAGCCATAACGAGGATGCGGAACTCGACTACCGCCTGAAGCAGGGCGGCTTCGGTATCTGGATGACCGACAAGACCCGGATGACCTACTATCCGCGCTCGACCATCTCGACGCTGTTTCGCCAATACCTCGGTTATGGTCGGGGTCGGGCGAAGAACATTCTCAAGCACGGCAGCATGCCCAATCTTCGGCAGATGCTTCCGCTGCTCGTCGTGCCTGTCTTCATCGGCGCGTTTCTCGCCGTTCTGAACTGGGCGGCCGTCATCCCGTTCAGCCTCTGGGCCGTCGCGTGCGTCGGTTACGGCTTCTGGATGGCCATCGGCCACAGGAACCCGTACGGCCCGCTCGCTGCTGTTTCGGCAATGGTGATGCACTTCGCCTGGTCAGCCGGTTTCTGGATGGAGCTTCTGAGCTTCCGCGGCAGAAAGGTCTCCTCATGA
- a CDS encoding glycosyltransferase — MNDVKPMQIDIGVCTYRRASLDEALLSLAVLAVPEGAKLRIIVADNDKVASARERIDALRATIPHEIAYVHCPASNISIARNACLDNATGDFLAFIDDDEDASEEWLVELLAAARKTKADAVLGPVRSVYSSTAPNWMREGDFHSTLPVWVGGEIRTGYTCNVLLRLDSPHVAGRRFNLALGRTGGEDTEFFSHMHAEGGGIAFAPEAYVYEPVTESRAGLSWLAKRRFRFGQTHGRLLQEQNTGLQRLKQIGLAVAKAVFCYAAALACIFSPIPRYRYALRGLMHTGVVSGLLGVREIRQYGTAEAA, encoded by the coding sequence ATGAACGATGTGAAACCCATGCAGATCGATATCGGCGTTTGCACCTACCGCCGCGCTTCGCTTGACGAAGCGCTGCTTTCGCTTGCGGTCCTGGCCGTCCCGGAAGGAGCAAAGCTGCGCATCATCGTGGCCGACAACGACAAGGTTGCAAGTGCGAGGGAACGGATCGATGCGCTTCGCGCGACCATTCCGCATGAGATTGCCTATGTGCACTGCCCGGCATCGAACATCTCTATTGCCCGCAACGCATGCCTGGACAATGCGACCGGCGACTTCCTGGCCTTCATCGACGACGATGAGGACGCCAGCGAGGAGTGGCTGGTGGAATTGCTTGCCGCGGCCAGGAAGACCAAGGCGGATGCCGTGCTTGGCCCTGTGCGCAGCGTCTATTCCTCCACGGCGCCGAATTGGATGCGCGAGGGTGACTTCCACTCGACCCTGCCGGTCTGGGTCGGCGGCGAAATCCGCACCGGTTACACCTGCAACGTCCTCCTTCGCCTCGATTCGCCCCATGTGGCCGGGCGTCGCTTCAACCTGGCGCTTGGACGCACCGGTGGCGAGGACACCGAATTTTTCAGCCACATGCATGCCGAAGGCGGCGGGATCGCCTTTGCGCCCGAGGCTTATGTCTACGAACCGGTGACCGAAAGCCGCGCTGGCTTGTCCTGGCTTGCCAAGCGCCGCTTCCGCTTCGGTCAGACACATGGGCGGCTGCTCCAGGAGCAGAACACCGGCTTGCAGCGGCTAAAGCAGATCGGCCTTGCCGTCGCCAAGGCAGTCTTCTGCTATGCCGCGGCGCTTGCTTGCATCTTTTCGCCGATTCCTCGGTATCGCTACGCCCTTCGCGGCCTCATGCATACCGGGGTCGTCAGCGGCCTGTTGGGCGTTCGTGAAATCCGTCAGTATGGAACGGCGGAGGCCGCATGA